The proteins below come from a single Deltaproteobacteria bacterium genomic window:
- the cofH gene encoding 5-amino-6-(D-ribitylamino)uracil--L-tyrosine 4-hydroxyphenyl transferase CofH, whose protein sequence is MLTRHIREMVTDPRPLDAVLAEASAPTRAILERSLEARELSVEDGVHLLSTEGADLLALIKTADRVRATDVGNDVTYVINRNINWTNICFVGCQFCAFAVHRKDPTAYNHDVNHVLSKVQDAIDRGASEVCMQGGINPEMDAFEYRDMLLAIKARYPHMHIHAYSPMEIMYGARRTGMNYTDYISMLRDAGLGTIPGTAAEILDDDVREILSHKKVDVRTWVEIITTAHKVGVRTTSTIMYGHIETREHIARHIDLLRTIQKETGGFTEFVPLRFIHTYTTLYQKGLVNPPPKGAVDFRMYAVSRLMLRGWINNLQTSWVKLGVELAQLTLGAGCNDFGGTLMEESISKMAGADAGEYLPESEIRALIEGFGRIPVQRTTTYGRMHGAEDGANETHAAGDGAGWRSGRRALSAGPALAS, encoded by the coding sequence ATGTTGACGCGTCACATTCGGGAAATGGTCACCGACCCGCGGCCGCTCGACGCCGTGCTTGCGGAGGCCTCGGCACCGACGCGAGCGATTCTCGAGCGTTCACTCGAAGCGCGCGAACTCAGTGTCGAGGACGGCGTCCACCTGTTGAGCACCGAGGGCGCCGACCTGCTCGCGCTGATCAAGACCGCCGATCGCGTGAGAGCCACCGACGTCGGCAACGACGTTACCTACGTCATCAACCGCAACATCAACTGGACCAACATCTGCTTCGTCGGCTGCCAGTTCTGCGCCTTCGCCGTGCATCGCAAAGATCCAACCGCGTACAACCACGATGTCAATCACGTCCTCAGCAAAGTGCAGGACGCGATCGATCGCGGCGCCAGCGAAGTGTGCATGCAGGGCGGCATCAATCCGGAAATGGACGCGTTCGAGTACCGCGACATGTTGCTGGCGATCAAGGCGCGCTACCCGCACATGCACATCCACGCGTACTCGCCGATGGAGATCATGTACGGCGCCCGCCGCACGGGGATGAATTACACGGACTACATCAGCATGCTGCGCGACGCTGGCCTCGGGACTATCCCGGGTACCGCGGCTGAGATCCTCGACGACGACGTGCGCGAGATCCTCAGCCACAAGAAGGTCGACGTGCGCACGTGGGTCGAGATCATCACCACCGCGCACAAAGTCGGCGTGCGCACGACCTCGACGATCATGTACGGCCACATCGAGACGCGTGAGCACATCGCCCGACACATCGACTTGCTGCGCACGATTCAGAAAGAAACCGGCGGCTTCACCGAGTTCGTGCCGCTGCGCTTCATCCACACCTACACCACGCTCTATCAAAAGGGGTTGGTGAATCCGCCGCCCAAGGGCGCCGTCGACTTTCGCATGTACGCTGTCTCGCGCCTGATGCTGCGCGGATGGATCAACAACCTCCAGACCTCGTGGGTGAAGCTCGGCGTCGAGTTGGCGCAGCTGACGCTGGGTGCCGGGTGCAACGACTTCGGCGGCACGCTGATGGAAGAGTCGATCTCGAAGATGGCCGGCGCCGACGCGGGCGAGTATCTCCCCGAGAGCGAGATCCGCGCGCTCATTGAGGGCTTCGGACGCATCCCGGTGCAACGCACTACTACCTACGGTCGAATGCACGGAGCGGAGGACGGAGCGAATGAGACGCACGCAGCGGGTGACGGTGCTGGCTGGCGGAGTGGGCGCCGCGCGCTTTCTGCGGGGCCTGCACTCGCTTCTTGA
- a CDS encoding 2-phospho-L-lactate transferase, producing MRRTQRVTVLAGGVGAARFLRGLHSLLDPRRLIIIGNTGDDDTFFGLHVSPDLDTVTYTLAGRVGRRFGWGVQGDTLACLHALERYYAETWFQLGDMDLATHLYRTDALRRGQSLSEITRTIAQRHGLKVTMLPMSDDPVRTVVHVAQRGALPFQQYLVKGRGRGRVERVQFVGASRARPAHGVLGAIRNADIVIVPPSNPIVSIGPIVSLAGVRAALRTTRARIAAISPIVGGMPIKGPAHRLLRGLGHEVSPFGVANIYRDFVDLFVLDNRDAAHAPRIQKLGMRTLVTDTIMSTPAKSRALAAAVVGEVMA from the coding sequence ATGAGACGCACGCAGCGGGTGACGGTGCTGGCTGGCGGAGTGGGCGCCGCGCGCTTTCTGCGGGGCCTGCACTCGCTTCTTGACCCGCGCCGACTCATCATCATCGGCAATACCGGCGACGACGACACGTTCTTCGGCCTGCACGTTTCGCCCGACCTCGACACCGTCACCTACACCTTGGCGGGTCGGGTCGGGCGGCGGTTCGGTTGGGGCGTGCAGGGCGACACCTTGGCGTGCCTCCATGCGCTCGAGCGCTACTACGCGGAGACCTGGTTTCAATTGGGCGACATGGATCTGGCCACTCACCTCTACCGCACCGATGCTCTGCGCCGCGGACAGTCACTCTCTGAGATCACGCGAACGATCGCGCAGCGCCACGGACTGAAGGTGACGATGTTGCCCATGTCCGACGACCCCGTGCGCACGGTGGTCCACGTCGCCCAGCGCGGTGCCCTGCCCTTTCAGCAATATCTGGTCAAGGGACGCGGACGCGGGCGAGTCGAACGCGTGCAATTCGTTGGGGCATCGCGGGCGCGCCCGGCGCACGGCGTGCTTGGCGCCATTCGCAACGCCGACATCGTGATCGTGCCGCCGAGTAATCCGATCGTCAGCATCGGTCCTATCGTCAGTCTTGCCGGCGTGCGCGCCGCGTTGCGCACCACCCGGGCGCGGATCGCCGCGATTAGCCCGATCGTCGGTGGTATGCCGATCAAGGGTCCTGCGCATCGCCTGCTCCGCGGCCTCGGCCACGAAGTGTCGCCGTTCGGTGTGGCGAACATCTATCGCGACTTCGTCGATTTGTTCGTGCTCGACAACCGCGACGCGGCGCACGCGCCACGCATCCAGAAGCTCGGCATGCGGACGTTGGTGACCGACACGATCATGTCAACGCCCGCGAAGTCGCGCGCGCTGGCGGCGGCGGTTGTGGGAGAGGTGATGGCATGA
- the cofE gene encoding coenzyme F420-0:L-glutamate ligase — translation MNPFSVHPVPGVPMIRPGDDLGSILADAIAKAQLGPLDGDILVVCQKIVSKAEGRVVDLKTVTASPFAKQLAAMTTDKDPRVIEVILGETNRIVKMDRGHLIVETGPGYVCANAGVDESNSLDDDTVILLPRDADASARGLVDAMRARTQREVAVIVTDTFGRPWRDGLVDFALGVAGMEPLLDLRGERDLTGRELHHTVNAQADALAAAAGLVMRKGEGIPAAIVRGYAYQRGDGAGGAKLIRPREFDMFR, via the coding sequence ATGAACCCTTTTTCCGTCCACCCGGTGCCCGGTGTGCCGATGATACGCCCTGGCGACGACCTCGGCTCCATCCTCGCCGACGCCATCGCGAAGGCACAACTCGGTCCGCTCGACGGCGACATTCTCGTGGTCTGTCAGAAGATCGTGTCGAAGGCCGAAGGTCGCGTCGTCGATCTGAAGACGGTGACCGCGTCGCCGTTCGCGAAGCAACTCGCGGCGATGACCACTGACAAAGATCCGCGCGTCATTGAAGTGATTCTCGGCGAGACCAACCGGATCGTGAAAATGGATCGCGGCCACCTCATCGTCGAAACCGGCCCGGGTTACGTGTGCGCCAACGCGGGGGTCGACGAGTCGAACAGTCTCGATGACGACACGGTGATCCTGCTCCCGCGCGATGCTGATGCCTCCGCGCGCGGACTCGTCGACGCAATGCGGGCGCGAACCCAACGCGAGGTGGCGGTGATCGTGACCGATACATTCGGCCGGCCGTGGCGCGACGGTCTGGTCGACTTCGCGCTCGGCGTCGCCGGGATGGAACCGTTACTCGATCTGCGCGGCGAGCGCGACCTCACCGGCCGCGAGCTGCACCACACGGTGAACGCACAAGCCGATGCGCTCGCTGCCGCCGCCGGTCTGGTGATGCGCAAAGGCGAAGGCATCCCCGCAGCCATCGTTCGCGGCTACGCGTATCAGCGCGGCGACGGCGCCGGCGGTGCGAAGCTTATCCGCCCGCGCGAGTTCGACATGTTCCGCTAG